The following coding sequences lie in one Apium graveolens cultivar Ventura chromosome 1, ASM990537v1, whole genome shotgun sequence genomic window:
- the LOC141665873 gene encoding inorganic pyrophosphatase TTM2-like isoform X2 — MAVGVIPQVRKSMVKVEVDPDFKGATSVNSLEVVNISGMSHSYSTWRDKNIYKLINLAFSGQNFDDRATKSPATIKNEGAIT, encoded by the exons ATGGCGGTGGGAGTAATTCCTCAG GTTAGAAAATCTATGGTTAAAGTGGAGGTAGATCCTGACTTTAAAGGTGCAACGTCCGTAAACTCATTAGAAGTGGTGAACATAAG TGGGATGTCACATTCTTACTCAACATGGAGGGACAAGAATATATACAAGCTTATTAATTTAGCCTTCAGCGGTCAAAATTTTGATGACAGGGCCACAAAGTCGCCAGCAACCATTAAAAACGAG GGGGCCATCACCTAG
- the LOC141665873 gene encoding uncharacterized protein LOC141665873 isoform X1: protein MAVGVIPQLPPGRIQVRKSMVKVEVDPDFKGATSVNSLEVVNISGMSHSYSTWRDKNIYKLINLAFSGQNFDDRATKSPATIKNEGAIT, encoded by the exons ATGGCGGTGGGAGTAATTCCTCAG CTTCCGCCTGGAAGAATTCAGGTTAGAAAATCTATGGTTAAAGTGGAGGTAGATCCTGACTTTAAAGGTGCAACGTCCGTAAACTCATTAGAAGTGGTGAACATAAG TGGGATGTCACATTCTTACTCAACATGGAGGGACAAGAATATATACAAGCTTATTAATTTAGCCTTCAGCGGTCAAAATTTTGATGACAGGGCCACAAAGTCGCCAGCAACCATTAAAAACGAG GGGGCCATCACCTAG